The Pontibacter pudoricolor genome contains a region encoding:
- a CDS encoding acetyltransferase, whose translation MQNPVIILGAQQLGTAALDIFNSNSVVVYCFLDDKKDLQQQEINNVSVMSSTEDGEFLKLIGKKCDVFVAVEDSAARKGLISMLKEEYKVVPVNAIHKFSAVSEYAWLGHGNMVAAGAIVNNNAKIGDNCIIQSRAIVDTNAEIGDFVQIGPGAIINSEVKVEEGAYIGTGAVIVSGVKIGKNARVGAGSVVVADVPAKATVFGNPAAAIK comes from the coding sequence ATGCAGAACCCTGTAATCATATTAGGTGCCCAGCAACTGGGAACCGCCGCTTTAGATATTTTTAATAGCAACAGCGTGGTAGTGTACTGCTTCCTCGACGATAAAAAAGACCTGCAGCAACAGGAGATCAACAACGTGTCGGTGATGAGCAGCACCGAGGATGGTGAGTTTCTGAAACTGATCGGTAAAAAGTGCGATGTGTTTGTGGCTGTGGAAGATTCGGCTGCCCGCAAAGGCCTGATCAGTATGCTGAAGGAGGAATACAAAGTGGTACCGGTTAATGCTATCCATAAGTTCAGTGCCGTGTCGGAGTACGCGTGGCTGGGCCATGGTAACATGGTAGCGGCTGGTGCTATTGTTAACAACAACGCCAAAATAGGCGACAACTGCATTATCCAGTCCAGAGCTATAGTTGATACCAACGCCGAGATCGGTGATTTTGTGCAAATCGGACCTGGCGCTATCATCAACTCTGAAGTGAAGGTGGAAGAAGGTGCTTACATTGGCACAGGTGCGGTTATAGTTAGCGGCGTAAAAATAGGGAAGAATGCCCGCGTAGGGGCAGGCTCGGTTGTAGTAGCCGATGTGCCAGCTAAAGCAACTGTTTTCGGTAACCCCGCTGCAGCCATAAAGTAA
- a CDS encoding DUF2851 family protein, producing the protein MKEDFLHYIWQHQYYRNTDLATTESEPLQVLRTGYYNTDAGPDFREAIVKIGDVEWSGSVEIHLRASDWRRHNHQTDLKYDQVTLHVVWEADETISRTDGTIIPVLELKDRVDTALAYTYKQLQEARTIIPCANVWPDVPEITKTMMLGRALTERLEQKGHEVLQSYTTYNHDWEATAYHVLFKGFGFKINQEPMERLVKAIPATIVRKHRHLFQLEALLFGQAGFLADAEGEYVQMLAKEYGFLSHKYSLGDKAMQRHHWNFMRMRPANFPTVRLAQLAAVLANRQSFFTAILEAQTIKHFEALFMAEVSEFWQQRFTFSPEPSKATKTMGQGSAHNLVINVAIPLLAAYSQFTGNRTHLEKAIELLEKVKEASNKVTRLYEALGWKATSAADNQAALSLYKNYCQPVNCLQCAIGNKILKQNLLSRS; encoded by the coding sequence ATGAAAGAAGATTTCCTGCATTACATCTGGCAACACCAGTACTACCGTAATACCGACCTGGCAACTACGGAAAGTGAGCCTTTGCAGGTACTGCGCACCGGCTACTATAACACCGATGCCGGTCCCGATTTCAGGGAAGCTATAGTTAAGATTGGTGATGTGGAGTGGTCGGGGAGTGTGGAGATACATTTGCGCGCTTCGGACTGGCGCCGCCATAACCACCAGACCGACCTGAAATACGACCAGGTAACGCTGCATGTAGTCTGGGAAGCTGATGAAACTATAAGTCGGACAGATGGCACTATAATTCCGGTACTGGAACTGAAAGACAGGGTGGATACTGCGCTTGCCTATACCTACAAACAACTGCAGGAAGCCCGCACTATCATACCCTGCGCCAACGTGTGGCCAGACGTGCCCGAGATTACCAAAACCATGATGCTGGGGCGCGCCCTGACAGAGCGCCTGGAACAGAAAGGCCACGAAGTACTGCAAAGCTACACCACCTATAACCACGACTGGGAAGCTACTGCCTATCATGTGTTGTTCAAAGGTTTCGGGTTTAAGATAAATCAGGAGCCAATGGAGCGCTTAGTTAAAGCAATTCCTGCAACTATAGTTCGCAAACACCGACACCTTTTTCAGCTGGAAGCACTCTTGTTTGGTCAGGCTGGTTTTTTAGCTGATGCAGAGGGAGAATATGTTCAAATGCTGGCAAAAGAGTATGGTTTCCTGAGCCACAAGTATAGTTTAGGGGATAAGGCCATGCAGCGCCATCACTGGAATTTTATGCGCATGCGACCTGCCAATTTTCCAACTGTACGGTTAGCACAACTGGCAGCAGTGCTGGCGAACCGGCAAAGTTTTTTTACAGCTATACTAGAAGCTCAAACTATAAAACACTTCGAAGCTTTGTTTATGGCTGAAGTTTCTGAGTTCTGGCAACAGCGTTTTACTTTTAGCCCGGAGCCTTCTAAGGCAACCAAAACCATGGGCCAAGGCAGCGCGCATAACCTGGTCATTAATGTAGCCATACCCTTGCTGGCCGCCTATAGTCAGTTTACCGGCAACCGTACACATCTGGAGAAAGCGATTGAGCTGCTCGAGAAAGTAAAGGAAGCATCGAACAAGGTAACCAGGCTGTATGAAGCGCTGGGCTGGAAAGCTACATCTGCGGCAGATAACCAGGCGGCTCTTTCGCTCTACAAAAATTACTGCCAGCCGGTAAACTGCCTGCAATGCGCCATTGGCAACAAGATCCTGAAACAAAACCTGCTCTCCCGCTCGTGA
- a CDS encoding carboxypeptidase-like regulatory domain-containing protein gives MLISSTLKNPRLYFLLLAIVIVGLQTATAQQLKPVVQLSGVVVTADSSAGLAGIAVYVPGTNRGTVSKQGGFFTLPVLAGDSVVFQALGFEKQYIIIPKTNTPEKYTTSIRLKQVAKQLPEVQVMPWATQQDFKMAVKNLDLPDEPIVKPELGPLPGKHKSIFGGPQMDALDNIKQGFKHHQQMQQQRYLVPTTIRIF, from the coding sequence ATGTTAATTTCAAGCACCCTGAAAAACCCTCGTTTGTACTTCCTGCTTCTAGCTATAGTTATAGTTGGACTGCAAACGGCAACTGCGCAGCAGCTTAAGCCGGTGGTGCAGCTTTCCGGGGTAGTGGTAACGGCAGACAGTTCCGCAGGGCTGGCCGGAATTGCGGTATATGTGCCGGGCACAAATCGCGGAACGGTTTCGAAACAGGGTGGCTTCTTCACGCTTCCGGTTTTGGCCGGCGACAGCGTGGTTTTTCAGGCGCTGGGCTTCGAGAAACAATACATCATTATTCCCAAAACCAATACACCCGAAAAATATACTACCAGCATTCGCCTGAAACAGGTAGCTAAACAACTGCCCGAAGTGCAGGTAATGCCCTGGGCTACACAGCAGGATTTTAAAATGGCCGTTAAAAACCTGGACCTTCCCGATGAGCCTATAGTTAAGCCTGAGCTAGGTCCGTTGCCGGGAAAACATAAATCCATTTTTGGTGGTCCCCAAATGGACGCGCTTGACAACATAAAGCAGGGCTTTAAGCATCACCAGCAAATGCAACAACAGCGCTACCTGGTTCCCACCACCATCCGTATTTTTTAA
- a CDS encoding carboxypeptidase-like regulatory domain-containing protein, with protein MNRLLLAAAFVLSALTAFSQTIVLKGNVLHGKEPIPYVNIGIKKKGIGTAATADGTFTLSLQNSSLTDTLTFSAVGFNVLSVPVKTIVDGKLSEFALTEKTTSLGEVVVKSKAPRIKKFGTTSRSPFIYGTSQAQNADDISELAKFINLNNKPSDILSATLYLVSNKIDSANMRINFYENVDGMPGERIVEKSIIKRLPMNQGWVTINLEECNITVDKDFFIGFEYLPDPSHKEKYLFSFGAAFGGSYYTRKVSLGEWDKGIGARLASYVTARQ; from the coding sequence ATGAACAGACTTTTACTGGCCGCTGCTTTCGTCCTTTCGGCCCTCACGGCTTTCAGCCAAACTATAGTTTTAAAAGGCAACGTGCTGCACGGCAAAGAACCTATCCCTTATGTAAACATCGGTATTAAAAAGAAAGGCATCGGCACGGCAGCTACCGCAGACGGTACATTTACTTTAAGCCTTCAGAATTCTTCTTTAACCGATACGCTGACTTTTTCGGCAGTCGGGTTTAATGTGCTGTCTGTTCCGGTTAAAACTATAGTTGACGGTAAGCTGTCGGAATTTGCGTTAACCGAAAAGACAACCAGTTTGGGTGAAGTGGTAGTAAAAAGCAAAGCGCCCAGGATCAAAAAGTTTGGAACTACTTCGCGGAGCCCGTTCATTTATGGTACCTCCCAGGCACAAAATGCAGATGACATTTCAGAATTAGCCAAGTTTATAAACCTCAACAACAAACCCTCGGATATACTTTCGGCTACGTTGTACCTGGTTAGCAATAAAATAGATTCTGCTAACATGCGCATCAATTTTTATGAGAATGTAGATGGTATGCCCGGCGAGCGAATAGTGGAGAAAAGTATCATCAAACGCCTGCCCATGAATCAAGGCTGGGTAACTATAAACCTGGAAGAGTGTAACATTACTGTTGACAAAGATTTTTTTATCGGCTTTGAATATTTGCCAGACCCGAGTCATAAAGAGAAATATTTGTTCTCCTTTGGAGCTGCGTTTGGCGGAAGTTACTATACCCGTAAGGTTAGCTTAGGCGAATGGGACAAAGGGATAGGTGCACGCCTGGCTTCTTACGTTACAGCCAGGCAGTAA
- a CDS encoding DUF5996 family protein, producing MKTDWPELNYTALKATLETLHLWTQILGKLKLETQPWINHSWHVTLIVTPTGLTTGDLPDQNQHFQVDLNLVQHQLSIKTSTGQSRNLALGNMSVAEFYKKVMHALADLGIKVEIYKVPCELENPVPFDEDQIHKTYNPEQAAALHKAMLQAQKVMQQFRAEFRGKCSPVHFFWGSFDLAVSRFSGRTAPKHPGGVPGLPDWIAQEAYSHEVSSCGFWPGSEALPEAAFYSYIYPEPEGYRTAKIKPAAAYFHQTLGEFILPYEAVRSAEDPEATLLEFLHSTYEAAASLAKWDKEALEV from the coding sequence ATGAAAACCGACTGGCCTGAACTTAACTACACCGCATTAAAAGCCACGCTTGAAACGCTCCATCTCTGGACGCAGATCCTTGGCAAACTGAAACTGGAAACACAGCCCTGGATAAACCACTCCTGGCATGTAACGCTTATAGTGACACCTACCGGGCTAACTACAGGCGACCTTCCGGACCAAAACCAGCATTTTCAGGTAGACCTGAACCTGGTGCAGCACCAGTTAAGTATAAAAACCAGTACCGGGCAAAGTCGAAATCTGGCGCTGGGAAATATGTCGGTTGCCGAGTTTTACAAGAAAGTGATGCATGCCCTGGCAGATTTAGGCATCAAAGTGGAGATCTACAAAGTACCCTGCGAACTCGAAAATCCTGTTCCTTTCGATGAGGATCAGATTCATAAAACCTATAATCCGGAGCAGGCCGCTGCATTACACAAAGCCATGTTGCAGGCTCAGAAAGTAATGCAGCAGTTCAGGGCCGAGTTCAGGGGCAAGTGCAGCCCGGTTCATTTTTTCTGGGGTAGTTTTGATCTGGCAGTTTCGCGGTTTTCGGGGCGCACGGCTCCCAAACATCCGGGCGGTGTGCCTGGTCTCCCGGATTGGATAGCACAGGAGGCTTATTCGCATGAGGTGAGCAGTTGCGGTTTCTGGCCGGGGAGCGAGGCGCTTCCGGAGGCTGCCTTCTATAGTTATATTTACCCCGAACCGGAAGGCTACAGAACAGCCAAAATTAAACCAGCAGCGGCTTATTTCCATCAAACTTTGGGCGAGTTTATTTTACCGTACGAGGCCGTCAGGAGCGCCGAAGACCCGGAAGCAACCCTGCTAGAGTTTCTGCATAGTACCTACGAAGCTGCTGCCAGCCTGGCAAAATGGGACAAAGAGGCGCTGGAAGTCTGA
- a CDS encoding YehS family protein, whose protein sequence is MNNNDILRRLRYTFDISDNRMIDLFASGGKEVTRAEISDWMKPEDDPEFQKLVDINLAAFLNGFINDKRGKKEGEQPKPEKSLNNNIILRKLKIALNYKDEDILDVLDLVKFRLSKSELSAFFRKPDHQHYRPLKDQILRNFLLGLQLKYRPESAR, encoded by the coding sequence ATGAATAATAACGATATACTACGCCGCCTACGCTATACCTTCGATATCAGCGATAATAGAATGATTGACCTGTTTGCATCTGGTGGCAAAGAAGTAACCCGCGCCGAGATAAGCGACTGGATGAAGCCCGAAGACGACCCGGAATTTCAGAAACTGGTGGACATTAACCTGGCGGCTTTCCTGAACGGTTTTATTAACGACAAACGCGGCAAAAAAGAAGGCGAGCAACCAAAGCCCGAAAAAAGCCTGAACAATAACATTATCCTGCGCAAGCTCAAAATTGCGTTAAACTATAAAGACGAAGACATCCTGGATGTGCTGGACCTTGTAAAATTCCGCTTAAGCAAATCTGAACTCAGCGCTTTCTTCCGCAAACCAGACCACCAGCATTACCGCCCTTTAAAAGACCAGATACTGCGAAATTTCCTGCTGGGATTGCAGTTAAAGTACCGTCCGGAGTCTGCAAGGTAA
- a CDS encoding GNAT family N-acetyltransferase produces the protein MLTLTRTTSDNPDFRSLIVLLDEDLKEKDGDDHAFYAQYNKVDTIKEVIVAYKDGVAAGCGAIKPYTKTIAEVKRMFVHPDFRRQGIAKQVLIALENWAKELNYSSTILETGMKQAEAIDLYKNSGYTVIPNYGQYAGVENSVCMKKQLS, from the coding sequence ATGCTAACCCTAACCCGCACCACATCCGACAACCCCGACTTCCGGAGCCTTATAGTTCTGCTGGACGAGGACCTGAAAGAAAAGGATGGTGACGACCATGCTTTTTATGCGCAGTACAATAAGGTTGATACTATAAAAGAAGTGATCGTGGCGTACAAAGATGGCGTGGCGGCCGGCTGTGGCGCTATAAAACCATACACCAAAACTATAGCCGAAGTAAAGCGCATGTTCGTGCACCCGGATTTCAGAAGGCAGGGAATAGCCAAACAGGTACTAATAGCTTTAGAAAACTGGGCAAAAGAACTAAACTATAGTTCTACCATTTTAGAGACCGGCATGAAACAAGCCGAAGCCATAGATCTATACAAAAACAGCGGCTACACTGTAATCCCGAACTACGGGCAGTATGCAGGCGTTGAAAACAGCGTGTGCATGAAAAAGCAACTCAGCTAA
- a CDS encoding endonuclease/exonuclease/phosphatase family protein, with the protein MKIVTWNCNGAFRNKFENILDFSADLYIIQECENPAEAKHQKYKDWAENYIWIGDTRNKGLAIFAKPEIKLKKLDWPDQYQDHSVKHFLPCSINNEFDLLAVWTHFNNSPNFGYIGQLWKYLQVNKDKLNTTIVAGDFNSSAIWDQWDRWWNHSDVVNELEKLGITSLYHKFTGEEQGKETSPTLYFQRKLGRPYHIDYIFGAQKFSEKLKNIEVGQADRWLNISDHMPILCEFSID; encoded by the coding sequence TTGAAGATCGTTACTTGGAATTGTAATGGTGCATTTAGGAATAAGTTCGAAAATATATTGGACTTTAGTGCAGACCTATACATTATCCAAGAATGTGAGAATCCTGCAGAGGCTAAACACCAAAAGTATAAAGATTGGGCAGAGAACTATATTTGGATTGGAGACACAAGAAACAAAGGATTAGCAATATTCGCTAAACCAGAAATTAAGTTGAAAAAGTTGGATTGGCCTGACCAATATCAGGATCATTCTGTTAAGCATTTCTTGCCCTGTTCTATAAATAATGAATTTGACTTATTAGCGGTTTGGACTCACTTCAACAACTCCCCAAATTTTGGTTACATTGGACAGTTATGGAAATACTTACAGGTAAATAAAGATAAATTAAATACAACGATAGTAGCAGGCGATTTTAATAGCAGTGCAATCTGGGACCAATGGGATAGATGGTGGAACCATTCAGATGTTGTAAATGAATTGGAAAAGCTTGGGATAACAAGTTTGTACCACAAGTTTACAGGTGAAGAACAAGGCAAAGAAACCAGCCCAACTTTGTACTTCCAACGAAAACTCGGGAGACCGTATCACATTGACTATATTTTTGGTGCTCAAAAGTTCTCTGAAAAACTAAAGAATATTGAGGTCGGACAAGCTGATAGATGGTTAAATATAAGTGATCATATGCCAATTTTGTGCGAATTTTCAATAGACTAA
- the pyrF gene encoding orotidine-5'-phosphate decarboxylase, producing MTREKLFEQILQKKSYLCVGLDTDPKKLPEHLLDFEDPVFEFNRQIIDATADLCVAYKPNIAFYEAQGPKGWVSLERTINHIPQEIFTIADAKRGDIGNTSELYARAFFETMNFDSVTVAPYMGSDSVKPFLVQGGKWVILLALTSNPGSQDFQMLRLADGSEEYLWEQVLRESSTWGTAGQLMYVVGATQADYVQRVRAIVPDHFLLVPGIGAQGGSLEEISRLGMNQRCGLLVNSSRAIIYASSGRDFAEKAREAAQEVQREMEQYLEQYVQHL from the coding sequence ATGACTAGAGAAAAACTGTTCGAGCAGATTCTGCAAAAAAAATCGTACCTGTGCGTTGGCCTCGATACCGACCCGAAAAAGTTGCCAGAACATTTGCTGGATTTTGAGGATCCGGTATTTGAGTTTAACCGCCAGATAATAGATGCAACAGCCGACCTGTGCGTGGCCTATAAACCCAACATCGCTTTTTATGAGGCGCAGGGACCGAAAGGGTGGGTGAGCCTGGAACGAACTATAAACCACATTCCGCAGGAAATTTTTACCATAGCCGACGCCAAGCGCGGCGACATTGGCAACACATCCGAGCTATACGCCCGCGCCTTTTTCGAGACCATGAACTTCGACTCTGTAACCGTAGCGCCTTATATGGGTTCTGATTCGGTGAAGCCGTTTCTGGTGCAGGGTGGCAAATGGGTTATTTTACTTGCTTTAACCTCTAACCCAGGCAGCCAGGATTTCCAGATGTTGCGCCTGGCTGATGGTAGCGAAGAATACCTTTGGGAACAGGTGCTGCGCGAAAGTTCTACCTGGGGCACAGCCGGCCAGTTAATGTATGTAGTTGGTGCCACGCAAGCCGATTATGTGCAGCGCGTTCGTGCTATAGTTCCGGATCATTTCCTGCTGGTGCCGGGTATTGGTGCGCAAGGCGGTAGCCTGGAGGAGATCTCCCGGTTAGGCATGAACCAGCGTTGTGGCCTGTTGGTCAATTCATCCCGCGCTATTATCTACGCTTCATCCGGCCGCGACTTCGCCGAGAAAGCCCGCGAAGCAGCCCAGGAAGTACAACGCGAAATGGAGCAATACCTGGAGCAGTACGTGCAGCATTTGTAG